One segment of Triticum aestivum cultivar Chinese Spring chromosome 2A, IWGSC CS RefSeq v2.1, whole genome shotgun sequence DNA contains the following:
- the LOC100415886 gene encoding dof zinc finger protein DOF1.7: MAPASTSLLPAASSNAGTKRPFAAEDSDATELPRALPQVQESAPGKKNGSGQSQQQQQQQKLECPRCSSTDTKFCYYNNYSTTQPRHYCRTCRRYWTQGGTLRNVPVGGACRRRGSSKRSAEPQTTSSDSPQPELHETRPLSNHPLPVFPFLTEGGPVFLPQFDLGLGGFPWTPATTDHLYNGLAAPWGGCDQALASTGAWDDFGGLELAWPPPPPAGN, from the exons ATGGCTCCAGCTTCCAcctccctcctccccgccgccagcTCCAACGCCGGCACCAAGCGCCCGTTCGCCGCGGAAGATTCCGACGCTACTGAGCTTCCACGGGCACTCCCGCAG GTCCAGGAGAGCGCGCCGGGCAAGAAGAACGGCAGCGGCcagagccagcagcagcagcagcagcagaagctggAGTGCCCGCGGTGCAGCTCCACCGACACCAAGTTCTGCTACTACAACAACTACAGCACCACGCAGCCGCGCCACTACTGCCGCACCTGCCGCCGCTACTGGACGCAAGGCGGCACGCTGCGCAACGTCCCCGTCGGCGGGGCATGCCGCCGCCGCGGCAGCAGTAAGCGCTCCGCCGAGCCCCAGACGACCTCCTCTGACTCGCCGCAGCCGGAACTGCACGAGACGCGCCCTCTTTCCAACCACCCGCTCCCAGTCTTCCCGTTCCTCACCGAAGGCGGCCCTGTCTTCCTGCCGCAGTTCGATCTCGGGCTCGGCGGGTTCCCCTGGACACCGGCGACCACGGACCACCTCTACAACGGGCTCGCGGCCCCGTGGGGTGGCTGCGACCAGGCGCTCGCCTCCACCGGCGCGTGGGACGACTTCGGCGGCCTCGAGCTCGCCTGGCCACCACCGCCACCGGCCGGGAACTGA